In Thermodesulforhabdus norvegica, a single window of DNA contains:
- a CDS encoding methylenetetrahydrofolate reductase C-terminal domain-containing protein → MVVAERKPIKEILEMMAGYKKILLVGCKGCVTVCCAGGTKEVGILASALRIARKKDGNPIEIVEYTLERQCDPEYIEQVSSIVEGDGVEAILSMACSVGPQYMAKRYAVPVYPALNTTFIGGSLEHGVWAEFCQACGNCVIHHFGGICPVSRCSKSLFNGPCGGSAGGKCEISKEVDCAWHLIYERMKALGRLDDMAKIFPIKDWSTSRDGGPRKVVREDMRL, encoded by the coding sequence ATGGTTGTTGCCGAAAGAAAACCCATAAAAGAAATCCTGGAGATGATGGCTGGCTACAAGAAGATTCTTCTTGTAGGATGCAAGGGTTGTGTTACCGTGTGTTGTGCCGGGGGAACCAAAGAGGTCGGAATTCTTGCGTCGGCCCTCCGAATCGCACGCAAAAAAGATGGTAACCCTATAGAAATTGTTGAATACACTCTGGAACGCCAGTGTGACCCCGAGTACATCGAGCAGGTATCTTCCATAGTCGAGGGAGACGGAGTTGAAGCCATTCTTTCGATGGCCTGCAGCGTGGGACCTCAGTACATGGCAAAACGTTATGCCGTGCCGGTGTATCCCGCTTTGAACACTACTTTTATTGGCGGTTCCCTTGAACACGGAGTATGGGCTGAATTCTGCCAGGCCTGTGGAAATTGCGTGATTCATCATTTCGGGGGAATATGTCCCGTTTCCCGGTGTTCGAAAAGTCTTTTTAACGGCCCCTGTGGTGGTTCTGCCGGTGGCAAGTGTGAAATAAGCAAAGAAGTTGATTGCGCATGGCATCTTATTTACGAGCGAATGAAAGCACTTGGTCGTCTTGACGATATGGCCAAAATTTTCCCGATTAAAGATTGGTCAACCAGCAGAGACGGTGGACCCAGAAAGGTGGTCAGGGAGGATATGAGACTATGA
- a CDS encoding potassium channel family protein, which translates to MAEYIPKSVKNRLIFATLATLSIILFGTIGYISLEGFTFLEALYMTVITLTTIGFSEVRPLDEAGRIFTIILIFVGMAFVLSQVAYIGEFLLDGQFVQLYRRRRVKRKLDEMHDHYIICGYGQMGKIVVDELVQRKVPVVVIEQSEDEAVKLAEKNIPYLIGDATEEEILIMAGVKRAKGLVAVVARDTDNVFIVLTARDLNRDLFICARAGTAGAEKRLLKAGANRVVSPYVSGARRIASNILRPTVTDFLELALSGEGMELSMEEITLVPGCRLIGKDLIESQIRSTYNLIIVAIKRSSGVMIYNPSPKEVLQEGDILVAIGPRNNLEKFALDVSGGASTAGICSCGHVKLGE; encoded by the coding sequence ATGGCTGAATACATTCCCAAAAGTGTAAAAAACAGACTCATTTTTGCAACTCTTGCGACTCTATCCATAATCCTTTTCGGGACCATTGGTTATATTAGCCTCGAGGGGTTTACATTCCTTGAGGCTCTTTACATGACCGTCATAACCCTGACAACTATAGGGTTCAGCGAGGTCAGACCCCTTGACGAAGCGGGCAGAATTTTTACGATCATTTTAATTTTCGTAGGCATGGCCTTCGTCCTGTCTCAGGTAGCTTATATCGGCGAGTTCTTACTGGACGGTCAATTTGTTCAGCTTTATCGGAGGCGTCGCGTGAAAAGAAAACTCGATGAAATGCACGACCATTACATAATCTGCGGGTATGGTCAGATGGGAAAGATCGTTGTTGACGAGCTCGTGCAGCGAAAGGTTCCCGTAGTCGTTATAGAGCAATCAGAAGACGAAGCGGTAAAGCTTGCCGAGAAAAACATTCCCTACCTGATAGGCGACGCTACGGAAGAAGAGATTTTGATTATGGCCGGGGTAAAAAGGGCTAAGGGGCTCGTTGCCGTTGTGGCGAGAGATACCGACAATGTTTTTATCGTCCTTACGGCAAGAGACCTCAACAGGGACCTCTTTATTTGTGCCCGCGCGGGAACGGCGGGTGCGGAAAAACGCCTGCTCAAAGCCGGAGCAAACCGCGTCGTTTCTCCTTATGTAAGCGGCGCAAGAAGAATAGCTTCCAACATTTTGCGCCCAACGGTAACCGACTTCCTGGAGCTTGCCCTTTCCGGAGAAGGCATGGAACTCAGCATGGAAGAAATTACACTCGTGCCGGGATGCCGCCTTATAGGAAAAGATCTTATAGAGTCGCAGATAAGAAGTACCTATAATTTGATAATCGTGGCCATAAAACGTTCCAGCGGCGTGATGATATACAATCCTTCTCCCAAAGAGGTACTTCAGGAGGGAGATATCCTGGTAGCCATCGGCCCAAGAAACAACCTGGAAAAATTTGCTCTGGACGTTTCAGGAGGAGCGAGCACCGCGGGTATTTGCTCCTGTGGTCACGTAAAGTTGGGAGAGTAA
- the ruvA gene encoding Holliday junction branch migration protein RuvA — MIAYLKGILAHKSPDYVIVDVNGVGYGVSVSLNTFYQLPDPGKDVFLHTYTYVREDILQLFGFGSAEEKRLFLELIAIAGVGPRVALHILSGISPQELHQTVMEHNVKRLQKIPGVGKKTAERILLELKHKLKIPEDLSSGLSVSSGKPSITEDAISALMNLGYKQIEAQKAVSKAERKLGKEASLEDLLREALRAMI, encoded by the coding sequence ATGATAGCATACCTCAAGGGCATACTGGCCCATAAAAGCCCGGATTACGTTATCGTAGATGTAAACGGTGTGGGCTACGGTGTTTCCGTATCTTTGAATACCTTTTATCAACTCCCGGATCCCGGAAAGGACGTTTTTCTCCATACCTATACCTATGTACGAGAAGACATATTGCAACTTTTCGGATTCGGCTCTGCAGAAGAAAAACGGCTTTTTCTTGAACTCATAGCGATAGCCGGTGTTGGTCCTCGAGTGGCCCTTCACATTCTTTCGGGTATTTCTCCTCAGGAGCTTCATCAAACGGTTATGGAGCACAACGTTAAACGCCTTCAGAAAATCCCGGGAGTCGGTAAAAAAACGGCCGAAAGGATTCTCTTGGAGTTAAAGCATAAACTAAAGATACCCGAAGACCTTTCATCGGGTCTGTCCGTCTCTTCGGGAAAACCATCCATCACGGAAGACGCCATATCGGCCCTCATGAATCTGGGTTACAAACAGATAGAGGCTCAGAAGGCGGTGTCAAAGGCAGAAAGAAAGCTTGGAAAAGAAGCATCACTGGAAGATTTGCTCAGAGAGGCTCTCAGAGCAATGATATAG
- the ruvC gene encoding crossover junction endodeoxyribonuclease RuvC encodes MERKRIIGVDPGSLHTGYGIVESGKGGLIRVLISGTIHLSPRKPFTERLGLIFRELVKIIKEFRPCGMAIEDVFCAANPKTALKLGQARGAALLSAITEGIPVYEYSPLEIKQAVVGYGRASKNQVHRMITTLLGSHVPGDSHASDALAVALCHLNSEKLRNLSKVR; translated from the coding sequence ATGGAAAGGAAGCGTATTATCGGTGTCGATCCCGGGTCTCTCCACACCGGTTACGGGATTGTGGAATCGGGAAAGGGAGGTCTGATCAGGGTGCTTATCAGTGGTACGATACATCTTTCACCCAGAAAACCCTTTACCGAAAGACTGGGATTAATCTTCCGGGAGCTTGTAAAAATCATAAAAGAATTCAGGCCCTGTGGTATGGCCATCGAAGATGTCTTCTGCGCAGCAAATCCTAAAACGGCTCTGAAGCTGGGGCAGGCCCGGGGAGCCGCACTGCTTTCGGCAATAACCGAAGGAATTCCCGTCTACGAGTATTCTCCTCTGGAGATAAAACAGGCAGTAGTTGGCTATGGAAGGGCGAGTAAAAACCAGGTTCACCGAATGATTACGACCCTGCTTGGTTCTCATGTACCCGGAGATTCTCATGCATCAGATGCCCTTGCCGTCGCCCTCTGTCACCTCAACTCGGAAAAGCTTCGTAACCTGAGCAAGGTTAGATGA
- a CDS encoding methylenetetrahydrofolate reductase: MKAGSRLEKILSSGQFAVTGELGPPRGADVEVIKKKAEHLRGMVDSVNVTDNQTSVVRMCSMAVCKLLLEMGLEPNLQMTCRDRNRIAIQSDLLGAYALGIRNVLCLSGDHNKFGDHPQAKNVFDLDSIQLIQTVKQMRDEGKLLSGQECEGVPKFFIGAAANPFGDPFDFRPIRLAKKVQAGVDFIQTQCIYNMEKFREYMKRVVDMGLAEKCYILAGITPLKSLGMARYMANFVPGLDVPDYYLKRLAGVEKKKQAEEGIKIAVEQIQQVREIEGVAGIHLMAIEWEHRVPDIIKAAGLYPRPEVN; this comes from the coding sequence ATGAAAGCCGGGAGTAGATTGGAAAAAATTCTTTCAAGTGGGCAGTTTGCGGTAACGGGTGAGCTCGGCCCTCCCAGAGGAGCCGACGTTGAGGTTATAAAGAAAAAAGCAGAACATCTTCGAGGTATGGTGGATTCCGTGAATGTAACGGACAATCAGACGTCCGTTGTTCGTATGTGCAGTATGGCGGTGTGCAAGCTGTTGCTTGAAATGGGACTTGAGCCAAACCTTCAGATGACCTGCCGTGACCGCAATCGCATAGCCATACAGAGTGATCTTCTCGGAGCCTATGCACTGGGTATAAGAAACGTTCTCTGCCTTTCGGGGGATCACAACAAGTTCGGAGACCATCCCCAGGCGAAAAATGTCTTCGACCTCGACTCGATTCAGCTTATTCAGACTGTAAAACAAATGAGGGACGAAGGGAAGCTTTTGAGCGGGCAGGAATGCGAGGGAGTTCCCAAGTTTTTCATAGGAGCAGCTGCCAATCCCTTTGGAGATCCTTTTGATTTCAGGCCTATAAGGCTGGCTAAAAAGGTCCAGGCCGGTGTGGATTTCATCCAGACTCAGTGCATTTACAACATGGAAAAATTCAGGGAATACATGAAGCGCGTGGTCGATATGGGATTGGCGGAAAAGTGCTATATCCTTGCCGGAATAACCCCGCTTAAGTCTCTGGGTATGGCCCGCTACATGGCCAATTTTGTTCCCGGTCTTGATGTACCCGATTATTATCTCAAAAGGCTTGCCGGTGTGGAAAAGAAAAAGCAGGCAGAAGAGGGTATAAAGATTGCCGTAGAACAGATTCAGCAGGTTCGGGAAATCGAAGGTGTTGCGGGAATCCATCTAATGGCCATAGAATGGGAGCACAGAGTTCCCGACATTATCAAAGCGGCGGGCCTTTATCCACGTCCGGAAGTAAACTAA
- the dnaN gene encoding DNA polymerase III subunit beta: MRIEIEKSPMVRALSLLQSVTEKKSIPYLSHVLLKAENKKITVSATDLDIFMEITLDADVSSEGSITAPARKLLEVVKEFPEDLLELSTEGRERLVISTDKAVFNLPSLDPEDFPSMIVPQEAEYMPVNRDAMLKVFQKTSYAIPPTENPIGGPGLYWVRVGENLHRFVACDIHRLAAVELTDEELGVGHIKTDVFIPKKGVIELAKFLEENERVEIFVTEQALYAKSETMSFSTRLLEETFSVYETIIPSKRADSVLIPMEALRQVLKRMAIFTDQTWRHVKFSLQNGELEVTAGSPEIGIGREIINVEYSGEPVTMAFNLRYVLDAIGVIRSDHVRFEWTDDLIGGLFLDPDDSSYVSFIMPLVLD; this comes from the coding sequence ATGAGAATAGAAATCGAAAAATCTCCGATGGTCCGGGCACTTTCGCTCCTTCAATCGGTAACGGAAAAAAAGAGCATTCCTTACCTGTCCCATGTGCTTCTTAAAGCGGAAAACAAAAAGATTACCGTTAGCGCTACGGATCTGGATATCTTTATGGAAATTACGCTGGATGCCGACGTATCGTCGGAGGGATCGATAACGGCGCCGGCCAGAAAACTCCTTGAGGTGGTTAAAGAATTTCCGGAAGACCTGCTTGAATTGAGCACAGAGGGACGGGAGCGCCTTGTAATTTCGACAGACAAAGCGGTATTTAACCTGCCCAGCCTGGATCCGGAGGACTTTCCATCCATGATTGTCCCCCAAGAGGCCGAGTATATGCCTGTAAATCGCGATGCAATGTTAAAGGTTTTTCAAAAAACTTCCTACGCAATACCACCTACCGAAAACCCTATAGGAGGCCCCGGGTTATACTGGGTTAGAGTAGGAGAAAACCTTCACAGGTTTGTTGCCTGCGACATTCACAGACTGGCAGCAGTTGAACTTACCGATGAGGAACTCGGTGTTGGCCATATAAAAACAGATGTTTTCATCCCCAAAAAGGGCGTGATAGAGCTTGCGAAGTTTCTGGAGGAAAACGAAAGGGTGGAAATCTTCGTAACAGAGCAGGCTCTTTACGCAAAAAGCGAAACCATGTCCTTCAGTACTCGTCTGCTGGAAGAAACCTTTTCGGTTTACGAGACCATAATTCCCTCCAAAAGGGCCGATAGTGTGCTGATACCCATGGAAGCCCTGCGCCAGGTCCTTAAGCGCATGGCCATATTTACGGATCAGACCTGGCGGCACGTGAAGTTTTCACTTCAGAACGGTGAGCTTGAAGTTACTGCGGGTAGCCCGGAAATAGGAATCGGTCGTGAAATCATAAATGTCGAATATTCCGGAGAACCCGTGACCATGGCATTTAACCTCCGCTACGTACTCGATGCCATAGGCGTAATACGGTCCGATCATGTACGCTTCGAATGGACCGACGACCTGATCGGAGGCCTTTTTCTGGATCCCGACGATTCCTCCTACGTGTCCTTCATTATGCCCCTGGTGTTAGACTGA
- the folD gene encoding bifunctional methylenetetrahydrofolate dehydrogenase/methenyltetrahydrofolate cyclohydrolase FolD, with the protein MAAQLIKGTEVSKAIREELKQEVQHIKEKYGVTPGLVTILVGEDPASQSYVRAKQKAAHDLGFYSVQDDRPADISEDELLKLIDQYNKDPKIDGILVQLPLPKHINETKVLYAIDPSKDVDAFHPFNVGKLMIGEPDFLPCTPAGIQELLVRSGVETSGAEVVVVGRSNIVGKPIAVMLMQKGPGANATVTVCHTRTRDVTFHTKRADILIVAAGVTEYVKGDWIKPGAVVIDVGVNEVGRTADGKRILKGDVAFDEAKEVASMITPVPGGVGPMTITMLMKNTVRACKIHHNIKE; encoded by the coding sequence ATGGCAGCACAACTTATAAAAGGCACGGAAGTATCAAAGGCCATCAGAGAGGAGTTAAAACAGGAAGTTCAGCACATAAAGGAAAAATACGGGGTTACGCCGGGTCTTGTGACCATCCTGGTTGGCGAGGATCCTGCTTCCCAGAGCTACGTAAGGGCCAAGCAGAAGGCGGCCCATGATCTTGGCTTTTATTCCGTTCAGGACGATCGACCTGCCGACATTTCCGAAGATGAGCTGTTGAAGCTTATAGATCAGTACAACAAAGATCCCAAAATCGACGGCATCCTCGTTCAGCTTCCGCTCCCGAAGCACATAAACGAAACGAAAGTGCTTTATGCCATCGATCCGAGCAAAGACGTTGATGCATTTCATCCTTTCAATGTGGGGAAGCTGATGATCGGGGAGCCCGATTTTCTGCCCTGTACACCCGCAGGGATTCAGGAGCTACTCGTCAGGTCCGGTGTTGAGACATCAGGTGCGGAGGTTGTTGTAGTCGGTCGTTCCAACATCGTCGGTAAACCGATTGCCGTAATGCTCATGCAGAAAGGACCTGGCGCCAACGCTACCGTTACCGTCTGTCATACCCGTACCAGGGATGTAACCTTCCACACGAAGCGTGCGGATATTCTGATAGTTGCGGCTGGTGTAACGGAATACGTTAAGGGTGACTGGATCAAACCCGGTGCCGTAGTAATCGACGTTGGAGTAAACGAGGTGGGAAGGACTGCCGACGGTAAGAGGATTCTCAAAGGAGACGTTGCCTTCGACGAGGCAAAAGAAGTTGCCAGTATGATTACCCCTGTTCCCGGTGGTGTTGGACCGATGACCATCACGATGCTGATGAAAAACACCGTGAGAGCCTGCAAAATCCACCACAACATTAAAGAATAA
- a CDS encoding formate--tetrahydrofolate ligase — translation MPYDPTKLADWQIAEEAEKNMPKPEEWVDRLGLQKDEIIPMGRVCKLDFMKIIERLKDKPDGKYIEVTAITPTPLGEGKSTTSLGLIEGLGKRGKNVGGCLRQPSGGPTMNIKGTAAGGGNALLIPMTEFSMGLTGDINDIMNAHNLAMVALTARMQHERNYTDEQLQRLTGMRRLDVDPTRVEFGWVIDFCAQALRNIIIGIGGRYDGYMMQSKFGIAVSSELMAILSIVTDLADLRKRLDEITLAFDKTGKPIYTKDLEVGGAMCAWMRNTINPTLCCTVEYQPVMVHAGPFANIAVGQSSIIGDRVGLKLFDYHVTESGFGADIGFEKFWNVKCRLSGLKPHVSVLTTTIRALKMHGGGPKVVPGLPLPEEYKKENLELVEKGIPNMVHHINIIRKSGMNPVVCINKFYTDTDEEIKLVRKAAEEAGALCAVSEHWLKGGEGALELADAVIEACEKPTDFKYLYPLEMKLRERVELIAKEVYGADGVAWTPEAEAKAKMLESDPKYDDFMTMMVKTHLSLTHDPTLKGVPKGWVLPIRDVLIYSGAKFLCPCAGTISLMPGTSSNPAFRRVDVDVKTGKVMGLF, via the coding sequence ATGCCGTACGATCCGACCAAGCTTGCCGATTGGCAGATTGCGGAGGAAGCCGAGAAGAACATGCCCAAACCGGAAGAGTGGGTTGACCGCCTGGGGCTCCAGAAAGATGAAATCATTCCCATGGGCAGGGTGTGCAAGCTCGATTTTATGAAAATTATCGAACGCCTGAAGGATAAGCCTGACGGAAAATACATCGAAGTCACGGCCATTACTCCGACTCCTCTTGGAGAAGGAAAGAGCACCACTTCACTGGGCTTGATCGAAGGTCTGGGAAAACGCGGAAAGAATGTCGGAGGATGTCTCCGTCAGCCCTCCGGCGGTCCCACGATGAACATTAAAGGAACCGCAGCGGGCGGCGGGAATGCTCTGCTGATCCCCATGACTGAATTCTCTATGGGCCTCACTGGCGACATAAACGACATCATGAATGCTCACAACCTGGCAATGGTTGCTCTTACGGCCCGTATGCAGCATGAGCGGAATTATACCGATGAGCAGCTCCAGAGACTTACCGGTATGCGCCGCCTGGATGTCGATCCCACCCGTGTTGAGTTCGGCTGGGTAATTGACTTCTGCGCTCAGGCTCTCAGAAACATCATAATCGGTATAGGTGGTCGTTATGACGGCTACATGATGCAGTCCAAGTTCGGGATTGCCGTTAGCTCGGAACTCATGGCCATTCTTTCAATAGTGACGGACCTTGCCGACCTGAGAAAGCGTCTTGATGAAATAACCCTTGCCTTCGACAAAACCGGTAAACCCATCTACACCAAAGATCTTGAGGTTGGTGGTGCCATGTGCGCCTGGATGAGAAACACCATCAACCCGACCCTCTGCTGCACCGTTGAATATCAGCCCGTAATGGTTCATGCAGGCCCCTTTGCGAACATTGCCGTAGGACAGTCCTCAATTATCGGCGACCGTGTTGGTCTGAAGCTTTTTGACTACCATGTAACGGAAAGCGGATTCGGTGCCGACATCGGTTTTGAGAAGTTCTGGAACGTAAAATGCCGCCTCAGCGGTCTCAAGCCTCATGTGTCCGTTCTGACTACGACGATCCGGGCGCTCAAGATGCACGGTGGAGGCCCCAAGGTCGTTCCCGGTCTGCCGCTTCCTGAGGAATACAAGAAGGAAAACCTTGAGCTTGTCGAAAAAGGCATCCCCAATATGGTGCATCATATTAACATAATCCGCAAATCTGGTATGAATCCTGTTGTTTGCATCAATAAATTCTACACGGATACCGATGAGGAAATTAAGCTGGTTCGCAAAGCTGCCGAGGAGGCGGGAGCTCTTTGCGCCGTATCCGAACATTGGCTCAAGGGTGGCGAAGGTGCTCTGGAGCTTGCCGATGCCGTGATTGAAGCCTGTGAAAAGCCAACCGATTTCAAGTATCTCTACCCGCTTGAAATGAAACTAAGAGAACGCGTTGAGCTCATCGCGAAGGAAGTGTACGGTGCCGACGGTGTTGCCTGGACTCCGGAAGCCGAAGCTAAGGCAAAGATGCTTGAGTCGGATCCCAAGTACGACGACTTCATGACCATGATGGTTAAGACTCATTTGAGCCTCACTCACGATCCGACCCTAAAAGGTGTTCCCAAAGGCTGGGTGCTTCCCATCAGGGATGTTCTCATCTACTCGGGTGCAAAGTTCCTGTGTCCATGCGCCGGTACGATAAGCCTTATGCCCGGAACCTCTTCCAACCCGGCATTCCGCAGGGTCGATGTTGATGTGAAGACCGGAAAGGTAATGGGTCTGTTCTAG
- the ruvB gene encoding Holliday junction branch migration DNA helicase RuvB, whose product MKDRIVTPEPRQEDLVIEYNLRPRTLDEYIGQEEIKESLRIFIEAARQRGEPLDHVLLHGYPGLGKTSLAAIISHELGVNLRTTSGPVIERPGDLAAILTNLEPRDVLFIDEIHRLNPVVEEILYPAMEDFQLDIIIGQGPSARTIRLDLPPFTLVGATTRTGLLSPPLRDRFGVMLRLDFYKPEELQKIVIRSARILGISIDEEGAMEIARRSRGTPRVANRLLRRVRDFAQVRADGTITLDVAREALEMLDVDEKGFDSMDRKILKFIIEQYDGGPVGIDTLAAALSEEKSTLEDVYEPYLIQQGYLKKTPRGRMATRKAFEHLGIEIKGIRQLTLF is encoded by the coding sequence ATGAAGGATCGAATCGTTACGCCCGAACCCAGACAGGAAGATCTGGTAATAGAATACAACCTCAGGCCAAGAACTCTGGACGAATACATAGGCCAGGAGGAAATAAAAGAATCGCTGAGGATTTTTATCGAAGCGGCAAGACAGAGGGGAGAACCGCTGGATCACGTTCTTCTTCACGGTTACCCTGGCCTTGGGAAGACATCTCTTGCGGCAATCATAAGCCACGAACTGGGAGTAAACCTGAGGACAACATCGGGGCCTGTTATCGAACGTCCGGGTGATCTGGCAGCAATTCTCACCAACCTGGAGCCCAGAGACGTACTTTTCATCGATGAAATTCATCGACTTAATCCCGTAGTGGAAGAGATACTTTATCCCGCAATGGAAGACTTTCAGCTTGATATAATCATAGGGCAGGGGCCTTCGGCCAGGACCATAAGGCTGGATCTTCCGCCTTTTACACTGGTTGGAGCGACAACGAGGACGGGGCTTCTTTCACCGCCGCTGAGGGACAGATTCGGCGTTATGCTCAGGCTTGACTTTTATAAGCCCGAAGAGCTTCAAAAGATCGTTATCAGGTCTGCCCGCATACTCGGCATCTCAATTGACGAAGAAGGCGCCATGGAAATAGCCAGGCGTTCCAGAGGAACCCCCCGGGTGGCCAACAGGTTGCTTCGCAGAGTCCGTGACTTTGCCCAGGTTCGAGCAGATGGCACAATTACGCTTGATGTGGCCAGAGAAGCTCTGGAGATGCTCGACGTGGACGAAAAAGGCTTCGATTCGATGGACAGAAAAATATTGAAATTCATAATCGAACAATATGACGGGGGCCCGGTGGGTATAGATACTCTTGCGGCGGCCCTTTCTGAAGAAAAAAGCACCCTGGAAGACGTTTACGAACCCTATCTCATTCAACAGGGCTACCTCAAAAAAACCCCACGGGGACGAATGGCAACACGAAAAGCCTTTGAACATCTTGGAATTGAAATAAAAGGCATAAGGCAATTAACCCTGTTCTAG
- a CDS encoding RidA family protein: MIRVILSEDAPAPVGPYSQAIRVNDMVFLSGQIGLNPRTGKLISEDVKDQTEQALKNIEALLRAEGLSLSSVVKVTVFLRDMNDFSQVNEVYAKFFPATPPARSCVAVSGLPLNAKVEIEAIAFHPHQSNTRGIMKDT, encoded by the coding sequence ATGATAAGGGTAATCCTATCAGAAGATGCTCCGGCTCCCGTAGGGCCCTATTCTCAGGCAATTCGTGTGAACGATATGGTTTTTCTTTCCGGCCAGATTGGCCTAAACCCCCGCACAGGAAAGCTAATCTCCGAAGACGTCAAGGATCAAACGGAGCAGGCATTGAAAAACATCGAAGCCCTTTTACGGGCAGAAGGTCTGTCCCTGTCCAGTGTTGTGAAGGTTACCGTTTTCCTCCGGGACATGAACGATTTTTCTCAGGTCAACGAAGTTTACGCAAAGTTCTTTCCGGCAACGCCTCCTGCCAGGTCCTGTGTTGCCGTATCCGGCCTTCCACTCAACGCCAAAGTCGAAATTGAGGCTATTGCCTTTCATCCGCATCAGTCTAACACCAGGGGCATAATGAAGGACACGTAG
- a CDS encoding CDP-alcohol phosphatidyltransferase family protein gives MAKWQNAVILLKPEETKQALEDLWFVPGIVRILANLGKKGIKKVHIIVPESTTDPSFCVSVIKRGREIEYFPSYRVSRKMPSLKEPFLIVSANHLWQPKLIEWFEKATGSQYLAAAVPKGQSTPVIASIMPGFERIPDIPLKLEIPDDIICHTLEEFKEKPGRLISLVGKPTDRPHVVAVRHLLFPFLTLCANKKIHPNKITWLGFLVHLVGCLILLIPGYLTGILAASILIFSWILDCADGTLARLTHRESDAGRILDTRLGHLSNLTFFAALLIRTYPPVCFSNLFITILLVLGIVAAGYLQGLVEKLPASEKRRGHDFLLKINHRDYAFVVLLFALFNALTVFVWIALLGTYCYAFGELLTLVGRKA, from the coding sequence ATGGCAAAGTGGCAAAACGCAGTAATTCTGCTAAAGCCCGAAGAAACGAAACAGGCGCTGGAAGACCTCTGGTTTGTACCGGGAATCGTTAGAATCTTAGCAAATCTGGGAAAGAAGGGTATTAAAAAGGTTCACATAATAGTTCCCGAAAGCACCACAGACCCGTCCTTTTGTGTAAGCGTAATCAAAAGGGGCAGAGAAATAGAGTATTTCCCATCCTATCGGGTTTCGAGAAAAATGCCTTCGCTGAAAGAGCCCTTTCTTATTGTCTCTGCAAACCATCTCTGGCAGCCGAAATTGATCGAATGGTTTGAAAAAGCCACGGGTTCTCAATACCTCGCTGCTGCCGTGCCAAAAGGTCAATCCACTCCGGTAATTGCGTCGATAATGCCCGGATTTGAGAGAATCCCGGATATTCCGCTTAAACTGGAAATTCCGGACGACATCATTTGCCATACCCTTGAAGAATTCAAAGAAAAACCCGGAAGGCTGATATCCCTCGTGGGGAAACCCACAGATAGGCCTCATGTTGTAGCCGTCAGGCACCTCCTTTTTCCCTTCCTCACTTTATGCGCCAACAAAAAAATTCATCCCAATAAAATAACATGGCTGGGATTTCTGGTTCATCTTGTAGGATGTTTGATTCTGTTAATTCCCGGATATCTAACGGGAATTCTGGCGGCTTCTATTCTGATATTTTCATGGATCCTCGACTGCGCCGACGGAACTCTGGCCCGGTTGACTCACAGGGAAAGCGATGCCGGGCGAATTCTGGATACCCGATTGGGCCATCTATCCAACCTGACCTTCTTTGCGGCTCTGCTCATCAGAACATACCCTCCTGTTTGTTTTTCAAACCTTTTCATAACGATATTGTTAGTTCTGGGTATTGTGGCCGCCGGGTATCTACAGGGCCTTGTGGAAAAGCTACCGGCTTCTGAAAAACGACGCGGGCACGACTTTTTACTCAAGATTAACCATCGAGATTACGCCTTTGTGGTGCTCCTTTTCGCTCTCTTCAATGCTCTTACGGTTTTCGTGTGGATTGCGCTTCTGGGAACCTACTGTTACGCCTTCGGAGAATTACTCACACTGGTGGGTCGGAAAGCCTGA
- a CDS encoding hydrogenase iron-sulfur subunit, which yields MEEAYRSEEPEIVAFCCMYCAYAAADMAGSMRLNYPSNVKIILVPCTGRVEVDHILEAFDKGADGVYVAGCEEGSCHFERGNIRAKRRVEYVKKILEELGLEPERVEMFHISASQGHLFAKVAGEMTERIRKVGILGWNKSHKG from the coding sequence ATGGAAGAAGCCTACCGATCAGAAGAACCTGAGATAGTAGCCTTCTGCTGTATGTATTGTGCTTATGCCGCTGCGGATATGGCCGGGTCTATGCGACTTAATTATCCTTCTAATGTCAAGATCATCCTGGTTCCCTGTACCGGTCGGGTCGAAGTCGATCACATACTTGAAGCCTTTGATAAGGGAGCTGATGGGGTCTATGTAGCAGGGTGCGAGGAAGGGTCCTGTCATTTCGAACGGGGAAATATCAGAGCAAAGCGCAGGGTTGAATATGTGAAAAAGATCCTGGAAGAGCTTGGCCTGGAGCCCGAGCGCGTTGAGATGTTTCACATAAGTGCGTCTCAAGGGCACCTTTTTGCAAAGGTTGCCGGTGAAATGACAGAGCGTATCCGTAAGGTTGGAATATTAGGATGGAATAAGTCTCACAAAGGCTAG